TTCAACAATCATTCTTGAATGACACATGATCCATGACCTACATCTACATTATGACTTAGGTTGAAGATTTGCAACCCTGAAGGCAGATACTTGTTTAACATGTTGAATTAAATATTATCAACCTCAACCATAAAATTAGTCCTCAGTGTATACTGACTTATCATCTCCATCTTTCACTTAAAACCTTTCATTCCAACACGTAATGCTTTTTAGATGAACTTTTCATTGATTCAATCTCCAAGACTTGCTTACAGTACATTAGACATCACAGTTTTTCCATCAATGAGCCAAAcattgcctttttcttttctgtaagAAGGACGTCACACCTAGCCATCCTTAGCATGCACCGTATAATTCACTTAAAACAGCAAGGAAGTTTGGCACATAAAGAAATGGTAGTTTAAGTACTCATACAAATTACACAAATATCCACATCTTCTCTCAATCTTTAACGACATATTATTACACAGATTTGCATAAAGCAATCATGAATTATACAAATTTGTTATTCTTTCAAAATAGCTTTCTCAATCAGAGGACAGCCATAAATTAGTCCCTTACAAAGTCTTTAACTTGGAATGCATGAATTATGAGGATAAAATTTACAAAGATTGCAAACTGTAACACCCTCTGCATCGACAAGAAAAGTGATTCCACCCATGTCACCTGTGCAGTCTAACCTGCAAAAGGATAATGCAgggagaaacaaaaagaaaacaaatagtaGAAAATAAGAACCCATGACCGGCATTTGATTATGCCTAACATGAGGAATTTGTTTgcacaaaaaaatgattttttatatcCTGGAAATGGTTTATAAGGATGATCTTTGAGATAGAATGCATGCGCAACCAATTAGGCTGTAATGCATTCATTTATAACATTTTAAATCTTATGACGAACAATGTACCACATATTCCAAGCTTATTGTACCATTAGAACGTAGGTAATACTAATAAACCACTtatccagaaaaatgagatattGGGCGTTCCGCAAGCAAGAGTTCTTCGTAAAAAAAAGGAGACAAGCGAGTGAATCCCAAAAATCGAGATATTGAGTGTTTAAATGCACCAGCAGAAAAATGGAGATAAATAAGCAAATCTCACTCCCGACTACAGGATCATTTTCCAACTTATCACCTTTCCCATAGGATGTTAATAGATCAAAATGCGCAATCGAtcaaattattatttaaaatcttgaactaaaaaatgaaaataataataaataaaaactacGGTCATCAGCCCCACACGGCCAACCACcagaaaggaaaaaggcaaTCTGAATGGAGCAACGAATCAATCAACACTGGCGGAGCAAAGTATCACAAAGGACGAATGACAACCCCAAATCAAAACAACTCTCAAAGACAGATGCCGCAAAAAACGAGCCAATGAAAGCAGGACCGGAAGAAATAGAAGGTCCCAACGCATTGAATCCGTCCCGCGACAGAGAAggggagaaaatgaaaaacaatcgAAAAGCGCGATTCAAAAAGAAACCCCTAGATTTTCAAGATCCACGAAAGCaagaagcagaagaacatgTGTATACCTGACACAGGCTGCCTTCCGGCGCCCATGTGACCCGCTTCGACTTGTGAGGCCTAACGCATGGAGGGTTCGCCGGGAACCTCTGCTGCTGCAATTCCCGGCTCGCTAGCGCCATCTCCCACCGATTCAGATTAACCCAAACCAGAAATGATTGAAGAGACGGGGAAATTTAAAGACAAGGGGAATAACTACGGACACCGAAGACAGCAAcgaaggaaaaaagggaaagaaaaagcgCGAAACGAGACGATCGGCGGCGAAGAAACGCAATCGCGGCCTACTCTGGACGAAACTTTCGGATTAAACGCCAGGAAGTGAAGAGAACGAGAGACGAATAGAAGAAGGAGATAATAGATCGCATCGTCGCCACTTAGAGGGATCAAGATCGACGAACAAGGAAGCAGCAATCGGATCGCGTCGATTAAGGAAACCCTACGTCTCGAACAACggatttttttccctttttcctgataatttttcccttcttttcatttcttcttcttcgtctccttcgtcttcttcttaaTTTGTGTGCTGCGTTTCAGAGTAAATGTGGAGAGAGAACGGAGGGGAGGTGATGGTGCTGAGCAGCTAGAAATTAGGGTTTTccatttccctctttcttttattcaatATTTTTCGGGGCGACAAAATTTTTTGTGAAGATAATGGCGAACGGCCGCAACCGCGCCCTCGGAGTGGTCGTCGTCGTGGGTGGCGTGGGGCCAACGAACGGGGGGGTGGTCGATTGGTGTGGGACCCACCTCCTTCTCTGCCGCACCTTTTCCTTggctctttctctcctccttcctccctccttttCCGGGTCTCAACCCATCGTTTCCCTCGGCTTTTAATTTTGATTCGAACGAACTCGAACcattgtttcaaaaatttagacGAACTTGAAATTTGTATAATTTCGACAAAATAATGCAactcatatatatgtaaatttttaaaggttttttAAATTAACGTCGATGATCgaactttatttttcttttgttttttaggtCCGTGTAATACGTTTATTTATGCAATTAGCTTTGTGTAAAATGAGACATAAAACAGTGTGAatcaaaaataaaatgcatatttaAGAATTTATAATTCGACGGCGGCCTATGTATTATTGTATATGTGAAGCGGCGGCTGGGCTCACGTGGGCAGATGCCCTACTCAAACCCACATAATTTAGTTTTATCTGTTATTGTATATTGGTGcctttaaattttaatatttcaattACCTGCCGTGCAAGTATACGATATTACCTCCAAGCCAAATATTTTTAACTCTCCAACTAAATTATGTAAAGGTctatgatcattttttttatctttgcatGTTGATGAAATGTAAAGCagctaaaaaaaatatggagCACATGAGCTCGTTTGAGTTATAGCTTTAAAACTAACAAATAACAATAGTTTCGGCTTTCAATCAGATGatagtaagatgaaatacttctctTATCCTCTTTAAAACAATAATAGTTTTGGcttttctttacaaaatttgGGTGGGCAGATGATAGCTTTGAAAGTTTTATAGATATACCAAACTCTCAATATGTATGGTTGGACCTGATATTGTAGGAGGGTATTTAGCAATAGAAATACTAACACTCTGTTATATTGATGCTTCATTActttttacttgtttatattTAGCAATAACATTCTAGCTCTGTTGTTGGATGATGCCTGATGGGCAAGCCGGGGCATAATAGTGGGACCTCGACCCGGTCCCAATTCGCTACCAAAACTTAGCACAAAACCCCTATTAAAACCAATGTTTGAACCTCGATCCGATACCAAATTCTATGTATCGTTGATGCATGAACACCGTTTGAGTGATATGTACTTCACTTTATAGTGCAAAGCCGAAGATAGCATTCTAGAACGGGTGGAAAACGCACGTAACATGTCCgaccaaattaaattttaaaaagataaaTGTGGACGTCTTcgcataaaaaataaaggaaagaaaaaacaagcgGCGACCAagaataaattatatatatatatatatatatcaattggCTGCCGAATATTATTGAatgatattatatttaaaatatgtcgCTAAAGGCACCGTGTTACAAGAGCATTAGCAATAGTTTACAGTTTTTTTTAGCGGTGGGTTTAAATATTCAATGATCCACTAACATTCGGTAggcagctgatttcaatttccctaaaatatttatatgtggTTATGTACCTTCAACTTAGCGTGACACCTTATCCCACTGACCCATAAACATAACATGCATGGAATCGAACAACAACCTGACACCGTTAAGCTTAAAGTGTGAATAACGTATGTTCTAAAAAACTGGTAGAAAGATTTTAACATGGTCGTGAAACAAGGCCTAGATGTTCGTCCATGGTTGGAACGTTACATTTCACCGAGCCGTGGATCAAATTCAGGTAGATATTGCAACTTGGGATTGACTAGGATTCATGCCAAAATTTGATCAAAAGTTTATAATTTCATTGATGAAACTTGGTTTTAATCACCATAAAAGACCTGATACGTACAAATACACGTTTATTTATCTATGGGTGAGCTAAAACAACTACTACCCGAAACAGGGTTAGGGTACTGAGCTGTGTCGATGTCAGTAGTGACAACAGCTTACCCTTAACTTAGATGTTGCTCCTTATCATCTCGAGATGCTTGAACATAGTGCctataaaaatcaaactaaagacctGCCTCCATCCTAGCCAATTACGTCACTTTTATTTGCATGCATTTTGCACACTTGGTGCGGCTGTGAAAACATCCTGCATGATTGGGATTCTGCTATGTAACTGCTGGTTTATGATATCAATTTTTTCACCACCGTATATTTTCATTCTCATAATCTGATGTGTTTTTAAGTCATCTTATGTCACTAAAGAGGTGTTTCTCTACCTAAGCTTCCAAGCATATAAAGATGAGCCTCACATTATAACAAACACTGCCAATGGCAGCCCACATTTATAGATATTATATTGTAGAAAAATGACATACACACGCATCTAAACATGATACTAAGACAActcaagtaaaattttcaatttatttttgtcAGCAAATACTCAACAACGAGTATTTAATgaatatagaaatgaaaaaaacagtTCGCCTAGCGGGAATCACAGTTGATATgatcaacaattcaaacaacttTCCAACTAATTATCGTTTCAATGTGAAATGTCCACTGAGTTTTTTTATcgtaaaagataaaaatggttGTCTAACTTGCATCTTTGCATGATACATTCGTATTTAAAagagtattaaaaaaaaattgggatggAGCCAAATATCGGCATACAAGATTCACGTTAAAAATACAGTAAGATTTAATTAGACAGCCGATTCTTTTTGTGTCCAAGcaaatttctctcttttatctCTCTCGGATCCCAAAATTACGATACATCCAGTGTCACTATGATATAATATTTAATAGATATGCCTCAATTAGATGGTAACATATCTCTACTGTTACCAAACCACCTATTATTATTATAAGTTTGTAATTTCAATTAAACATCCAACCAAGTGTTATTAACAACGCTCTGCATCGAGTTTTATCAATTGAGCCAATACTATCCAaggttgatatttttatttttaaaataaatcattttacaattattttgtaggtaaaaaagacagaaaaacaaGGTTAAGAGTCGATTTGCAACAGTGCCCCTTGATCGGTAGTCAGCAAACTGATATGGCACCCATAACATGTTACTTATTATTAAAggttttaataataaataaatgttgtGAGGTCGTGGGTTCGGTTAGTGCAAACCCGATCCAGATGCGTTCTTCACCACTGTCTCGCTTATGTTGCCGTCCGCCCCAGGGGTTAGGGTTTCTCCCGAAAGAAAGAGAGCGGGAGGCGTCAAGGGAGCTTCTCTATCTTTCCTGCTTTCCAGGACAATCCGACCAGTCTTTAAGGTAGATCGTTCTTATGCTCGACGAGACTGCGTTGCTAATTTCCGGTTTCTGTTGTGAATATTCAGATTCATATGTTATTGAATTTTGCGTTCCCGTGAATGAGCTTGGTTAGTCTGATGATCTATCTGAAGAGTTTACAGAATTTATTATGTAAAAGTATTCTATATTAGGTTTTTCAGTTTGCCCATGTTTGACACGGGTTTCATTTGTATCTTTAGTCTCTTCAAACCTtaccagagagggagagagagagagagagagaatgttaaTGGGGGTACTtttgagcagttcccaagtcaATCGCTTGAACTAGACAAAGAGATAAGGGGGGTTGATCAAGATTTTCCAGTTTACGGAGGATTTTCTGTTTAAGATCTGTTGCTTCATTGAATATGCCTTATGGTCTTACAACGTCGTGTTTCCACCATTTCCGCAGCATGGAAGAAGCCGTTGGAACCTGAAATGTTTACAATGTATTTCTGATTATTCTCTATCATAGAAAGAAAGCCCGTTAGGAAAAAAAACTACCTTGGTGGATTTTTTTAGGAGGGTGGTGCTAATACATGGCAGTATGCTTGTGTTGTCCCAGAGGCTTCTGTTGATGGCAATGCAAGAAATTATGTGTAAGCATGCCCTTCACAGTTTTGCATTTAACGGGCTTGAGACTTTATAATGGTCCCTCAAACATGCCTGTTgtggttttttttaaaaaaactcctCTTTGGgtttctctttctgtctctcgtGATACAAAAACTTTATGTTAACCTTTTACATATGTTGTATTTGTGCTTGTTAGAGAATTTTCTTCTGGCTTATTTTCGTCATGCATGCATGGGTGTAGCATCATAACTAAGCGATACTTGCTTATCGTCATATTTTTGAGTTGCTCACTTCTGTAGCTATTGCTGCATTGGTTCATTATTCCCCCCCTCTTCTTGGACGAGTTACACAGTGTTCCTTGCCTATTGCagtgagaagaaagaaaaagtacgATGGCTTTAGGAATGATGAAACCTATGAAGCCTGGTTTTGAAGAACCACAGGAGCAGGTCCATCGCATTCGTATCACTCTCTCATCCAAGAGTGTGAAGAATCTGGAGAAGGGTATAAATTTGTCATTTATTTCATCATATTATTTAAGCTTTGAACTCTAAGGTGTTTAAATCCACGAAACACCTTGTCTATTTGCAGTTTGTGCTGACCTTGTCCGTGGTGCAAAGGACAAAAGGCTGAAAGTCAAGGGACCTGTTAGGATGCCAACAAAGGTTCTGCATATCACTACCCGAAAGTCCCCATGTGGAGAAGGTAGTTTATCCACCATTTCTGAATGTGCGGCTAAATCTGTAAATTTTGATTGTTATGATGTACATATAAAGGTTTGCatgatataaataaaattgtGCTGCTACAGATTTTCTTAACAGGGTAAAGTtcaggtgaaaaaaaaaacactatatTGGATAGGGTCTAGTTTGCTTGCATCTATTGAGAGTTAGACGAGGAACAAGATCCTAGTTTATTTCAGttgtatttaaaattttattctaaGTTGGATGATTGTGGACAGTGACCATAACATGCATGGAGGTACATCTTTCTCTGAAAGAAAATCTGGAGACACTTGTACCTAGTAAAGATCAACATGTTGATAAAAGTAAAATTCAAGTATGACCTGATTGCTAGTGtctgttatttttcatttagtttGTTGAACTTGAAATGGCCCTAGCATCTCTTTTCTGTTAATACTGCACCCTGCCTAAGTTTATCTTGTGATTAGTGGAATGGCATTTTAGCTCTGGATAGGTTTCTATTTTGAGCCTATTATCTGTGTTGCCTCCAAACTCCAGCACttctcactttctttctttgtccaacTTTTCTTGTTAACATTGGCTTGCGGACTTCCATTACGTGAGCCTCCTTAAGTCCACGTGGTCTATCTTAAGTAGATCGCACATTGTGTTTTCTGTTTATGTCTTAACCATTCTCCTGTGTGAGCAAAGAGAGGTTGCATGGCACACTCTTGCCATGACAAACGAGGGTGTCCCTGCTCTTCTTTATCATGAATTCTTTATACATGGGTACATCTGATCTGACAATGCTGGGTGGGGGCCTGACCGTCTTAACAACCggatcattttcttcttttctttatatgGTTCAAATAGGGCAACCCGCCTGACCATGAGGGCGCTTTGGGTAGCTTGTGCGTCATGTCTACTTGGCCTTGTGAGTTCATAACTTATAGGGAGTATTTAAAGTGAGAAGTTTGGGTACTGCCCAAGGACAAGGAACCAAGGGGGTATCCTTGATCCTAGGTACTCAGGTCTATTTTGAGCCAGGTTGTTGTACAGAAGCCAGATATTgctacgtgtgtgtgtgtgcatacatggaaagagagagagagttttgggCACAATATACTTCACCAATATTTGGTAAGACTTTCTCAAGAGAGTCACTATTGTATGTTAGACAATATTATGTGTCTGGGATTTGATGAAGACTTAGCCAGTTGTACTGAACAGCTACATCAAATCTGCCTTGGACATCTAACTCCTTCCTCAAATGTGCATTTTTCCTTGATAAGTTCATGCATCTGTCACCTTCAACTGGTATGGCAGAAATAGTGGGAAGAGCGTCAAGCAGTTCAATTGTTGTCCAGAATTTAAGATATCCTTGTGATGCTTCTTCTCATAGTTTTGCCTGATTGCCCTTTTCGAGGGAGTTGGTTATGGTACCTGGGCCTATCTGTCTTTGTTGGTTAACAGCATCTTTCCAATTTTATTGGATGTCTCCGTGGATGCAAGTGCTAAGTaatcaaacaagagaaaaatttaacCATCAAAAACACCTTCGGTCCTAATTCATGAGGTTGTGTTGCTTATTTTGAAGTCTCCCCTGTTCCCTTCTAAGTGGAATTTTCAGTTACC
This window of the Nymphaea colorata isolate Beijing-Zhang1983 chromosome 2, ASM883128v2, whole genome shotgun sequence genome carries:
- the LOC116246671 gene encoding 40S ribosomal protein S20-2-like, producing the protein MALGMMKPMKPGFEEPQEQVHRIRITLSSKSVKNLEKVCADLVRGAKDKRLKVKGPVRMPTKVLHITTRKSPCGEGTNTWDRFELRVHKRVIDLVSSSEVVKQITSITIEPGVEVEVTIADV